A genome region from Deltaproteobacteria bacterium includes the following:
- a CDS encoding gamma-glutamyl-gamma-aminobutyrate hydrolase family protein, translated as MLSNIPRIGITCDFDTALNKHGLPSPQYTLSEDYVNAVLASGGEPWLLPHLPIDHAEKVVEQLDGLIISGGFFDVPPSFYGEAIRRVDGIREVRSAFERALILQARKILLPLLGICGGMQIINVALGGTLYQDDSERPDTQEHEQPRPKTYTYHNINISEKSRLAKVVQTLELEVNSTHHQMVRNLGSDLHVSAVAPDGVIEAIETNDSHFLLGVQWHPEALLKNQKQLAIYQGLISAARERG; from the coding sequence ATGCTCTCAAATATTCCACGTATAGGCATTACCTGCGATTTTGATACTGCTTTGAATAAACATGGTTTACCATCACCCCAATACACTTTATCTGAAGATTATGTTAATGCGGTTTTGGCTTCCGGCGGTGAACCTTGGTTATTACCGCATTTACCTATCGATCACGCAGAAAAAGTAGTTGAGCAACTTGATGGTCTTATAATTTCTGGAGGATTTTTCGATGTACCTCCTTCTTTCTATGGCGAAGCCATTAGACGAGTTGATGGTATTCGCGAAGTTCGCAGTGCTTTTGAGCGAGCCTTGATCCTACAAGCACGTAAAATTCTGTTGCCACTGCTCGGTATTTGCGGCGGGATGCAAATTATTAATGTTGCACTGGGGGGAACACTTTACCAAGACGACTCAGAAAGACCTGACACTCAAGAACATGAACAACCTCGCCCTAAAACCTACACTTATCACAATATAAATATTAGCGAAAAAAGTCGCTTAGCAAAAGTAGTGCAAACTTTAGAACTCGAGGTCAATAGTACTCACCATCAAATGGTACGTAATCTCGGCAGCGATCTTCACGTCAGTGCCGTTGCTCCTGATGGGGTAATAGAAGCAATCGAAACTAATGATTCCCACTTTTTGTTAGGGGTACAGTGGCATCCCGAAGCTTTATTAAAAAACCAAAAGCAGCTTGCTATCTACCAAGGGTTAATTAGCGCAGCTCGTGAACGTGGCTAA
- the dnaB gene encoding replicative DNA helicase, whose amino-acid sequence MTAEENKLERVGRLPPQDLDAERSVLGAMMLDGGAASEVISLVTADDFYRVNHARIFEAMQALFERNEPIDEVTTIAQLRHMAQLDVAGGASYVAALTESVPTAANAIHYANIVRDNSLSRRLITAATAIAGQGYEGGEIELLLDQAEAKIFEITRAREHRGFTPLKEAVKTAFKHIETLYERKEAVTGIPTGFVDLDRVTSGFQPSDLIIIAGRPSMGKTAFALNVGLNAAVRAQTPVAIFSLEMSKEQLVMRMLCAEARIDSQRLRGGFLKDSDWPKLAKAAGILAEAPVYLDDTGAIGILEMRAKARRLQAEKGLGLIIVDYLQLMRGRAGNEGREREISEISRGLKALAKELAVPVVALSQLNRSLEQRQDKHPMLSDLRESGAIEQDADVICFVYRDEYYNTESADKGIAEIIVGKQRNGPTDIVKLRFFKEYTRFDNAAPANV is encoded by the coding sequence ATGACCGCAGAGGAAAACAAGCTTGAACGGGTAGGACGTCTACCACCACAAGATCTCGACGCCGAACGTAGTGTACTTGGTGCAATGATGCTCGATGGCGGCGCGGCTAGTGAAGTTATATCGTTAGTGACGGCTGATGATTTTTATCGAGTCAATCATGCGCGAATTTTCGAAGCAATGCAGGCATTATTTGAACGTAATGAACCTATTGATGAAGTAACCACTATTGCGCAACTTCGCCATATGGCGCAACTCGATGTTGCTGGCGGTGCAAGCTATGTTGCAGCATTAACCGAAAGTGTCCCAACCGCAGCTAATGCTATTCATTATGCAAATATCGTACGTGATAATTCATTATCGCGGCGTTTAATTACGGCAGCGACTGCGATAGCTGGCCAAGGTTATGAAGGCGGTGAAATAGAGCTTTTACTGGATCAAGCTGAAGCCAAAATATTCGAAATTACCAGAGCGCGTGAGCACCGTGGGTTTACCCCGTTAAAAGAAGCGGTAAAGACAGCTTTTAAACACATTGAAACGCTTTATGAACGCAAAGAGGCGGTTACTGGTATTCCCACAGGCTTTGTTGATCTTGACCGAGTTACTTCTGGTTTTCAGCCATCTGATTTGATAATCATAGCTGGACGACCTTCAATGGGTAAAACGGCATTTGCATTAAATGTAGGTTTAAATGCTGCAGTGCGTGCCCAAACACCGGTTGCAATATTTTCATTAGAAATGTCAAAAGAGCAACTGGTTATGCGTATGCTTTGTGCAGAGGCCAGAATAGATAGTCAACGGCTACGTGGAGGTTTCTTAAAAGATAGTGATTGGCCAAAACTTGCTAAAGCTGCAGGTATACTTGCAGAAGCTCCAGTATACCTTGATGACACCGGTGCGATTGGTATTTTAGAAATGCGCGCCAAGGCCCGGCGCCTGCAGGCTGAAAAAGGTTTAGGATTAATTATTGTAGATTATTTGCAGCTTATGCGTGGCCGTGCTGGAAATGAAGGACGAGAGCGGGAGATTTCAGAAATATCACGTGGTTTAAAAGCATTGGCCAAAGAGCTTGCGGTACCAGTTGTTGCACTTTCGCAGCTAAATCGATCGCTTGAACAAAGGCAAGATAAACACCCAATGCTTTCAGATTTAAGAGAATCAGGCGCCATTGAACAAGACGCAGACGTTATTTGTTTTGTATATCGTGATGAGTATTACAACACTGAAAGCGCCGATAAAGGTATTGCCGAGATCATTGTTGGTAAACAGCGTAATGGCCCAACTGATATAGTAAAACTGCGCTTCTTTAAAGAATATACGCGTTTTGATAATGCGGCACCTGCAAATGTATAA
- a CDS encoding 50S ribosomal protein L9, whose product MEVILIEDVPNLGEIGDLVNVKPGFGRNFLIPHKVAIPASSKNKARLEHEKRLVSFRLQKAKALSAEAAKQVSSLTLVFARKVGEQDKLFGSVTSHDIAQALSEKGINIDRKKVVLPEPLKQLGDFKVGIKLRAAVTAEVKVQIVAET is encoded by the coding sequence ATGGAAGTCATTCTCATCGAGGATGTACCAAACCTCGGCGAGATCGGTGATCTTGTCAATGTTAAGCCAGGATTTGGACGTAATTTTCTTATTCCACATAAGGTTGCCATTCCTGCTTCAAGCAAAAATAAAGCACGACTCGAACATGAAAAACGCCTTGTATCATTTCGTCTGCAAAAGGCTAAAGCTCTATCAGCAGAGGCTGCCAAGCAAGTTAGCTCTTTGACACTTGTATTTGCGCGTAAGGTTGGTGAGCAAGATAAGTTGTTTGGTTCGGTTACGAGCCATGATATTGCACAAGCCTTAAGTGAAAAGGGCATTAATATCGATCGTAAAAAAGTAGTATTGCCAGAACCTTTAAAACAACTTGGCGATTTTAAAGTTGGTATTAAGTTACGCGCAGCAGTTACCGCTGAAGTAAAAGTCCAGATCGTTGCAGAAACTTGA
- a CDS encoding 30S ribosomal protein S18, with translation MSEDIKNGERGELDERGGRGGNFRRRRACRFCSEKEIAIDYRDAASLKYFISERGKIVPRRISGNCAKHQRKVTEAVKRARQLALLPYMVSGA, from the coding sequence ATGAGTGAAGACATAAAGAATGGCGAGCGCGGCGAACTTGATGAACGTGGGGGGCGTGGCGGCAATTTTCGTAGACGTCGTGCATGCAGGTTTTGTAGCGAGAAAGAAATCGCTATTGATTACCGTGATGCCGCCTCACTAAAATATTTCATTAGTGAGCGAGGCAAAATTGTGCCAAGACGTATTTCGGGCAATTGTGCAAAACATCAACGCAAAGTTACCGAAGCAGTTAAACGTGCACGTCAATTAGCACTATTACCATATATGGTAAGCGGGGCCTGA
- the rpsF gene encoding 30S ribosomal protein S6 — protein sequence MLMTEYETTMVMRPDLSGEAIESTIDRVREVVKSQGGKLIAINHWGKKKLAYEIKKQVRGIFIHTQYLGQKGLVAELERNLRISDSILRYETIRTAIEIDATTRDEKTYVKPKYESDDIAEREEKLEAVEEINSSEEYEEDLDDENEIDDEDDLTSD from the coding sequence ATGTTGATGACCGAGTATGAAACGACGATGGTGATGCGTCCTGATCTTAGTGGTGAAGCTATTGAAAGCACTATCGACCGTGTTCGTGAGGTAGTTAAGAGTCAAGGTGGAAAGCTTATCGCAATCAATCATTGGGGTAAGAAAAAACTTGCTTATGAAATTAAAAAGCAAGTGCGTGGTATTTTTATACATACCCAGTATTTAGGCCAAAAAGGTCTAGTTGCTGAATTAGAGCGTAATTTACGCATTTCTGACAGCATTTTACGTTACGAGACAATTCGTACGGCAATAGAGATTGATGCTACGACTCGTGATGAAAAAACTTATGTTAAACCAAAATACGAGTCTGATGATATAGCAGAACGCGAAGAGAAATTAGAGGCTGTTGAAGAAATAAATAGCAGCGAAGAATACGAGGAGGATCTCGATGATGAGAACGAAATAGATGATGAGGACGACTTAACTTCTGACTAA
- a CDS encoding aminoacyl-tRNA hydrolase: protein MLLVVGLGNPGKEYEKTRHNVGFRVLDQIVSGIGCCSWKSLIGARVVKLAIGSSDVLFAKPMTYMNLSGDAVGSLLHYYKLDLKDLIVVHDELDFAPGVVRIKIGGGHGGHNGLRSIITHVGKEFVRVRLGIGKPSINMAGADYVLSSFDKREQSHIDDAIALAAKAVVSIIEDGTQVAMNYFNRHDNNA from the coding sequence ATGTTGTTGGTTGTCGGCCTTGGTAATCCGGGCAAAGAATACGAAAAAACCCGACATAATGTTGGGTTTCGTGTTCTTGACCAAATTGTAAGCGGCATTGGTTGTTGTTCATGGAAGTCGCTTATTGGTGCTCGGGTGGTAAAATTAGCGATTGGGTCTAGCGATGTATTATTTGCTAAACCCATGACGTATATGAATTTGTCGGGCGATGCAGTAGGAAGTTTGCTGCATTATTATAAGTTAGATCTAAAAGATCTGATTGTAGTACATGACGAGCTCGACTTTGCGCCAGGTGTGGTGCGCATAAAGATTGGTGGTGGTCATGGTGGGCATAATGGCCTGCGCTCGATCATTACCCATGTTGGAAAAGAGTTTGTGCGAGTGCGGCTTGGTATTGGCAAGCCGAGCATAAACATGGCTGGTGCTGATTATGTGTTATCAAGTTTTGACAAAAGGGAGCAAAGCCATATAGACGATGCGATTGCTTTAGCGGCTAAAGCGGTCGTGAGTATTATCGAGGATGGTACGCAAGTGGCGATGAATTATTTCAACCGCCATGATAACAATGCGTGA
- a CDS encoding 50S ribosomal protein L25 — MPQMTDTIEAQPRLNCGKGATHKIRKAGQIPAIAYGPNLPTRLLALDPHIFGLQRQQYGSSHVYDVKVEGDSIPFKALIREIQIDPYTQNTLHVDLYALDMKKPIHVDVHVELIGKPAGLLAGGILQQIVRRLEVECLPTAIPENITVDVSALDIGNSIKASELTLPEGVKVHGRLDQTIATMVAAEEESTPQPAAEAAVVEGAVATAAAPAAVDKGEVKEDKAKK; from the coding sequence ATGCCTCAAATGACAGATACTATTGAAGCGCAACCACGTTTAAACTGTGGTAAAGGCGCTACCCATAAAATTCGTAAAGCTGGTCAAATTCCAGCAATTGCATATGGACCAAACTTACCAACACGTTTATTGGCGCTTGATCCACATATATTTGGTTTACAACGTCAGCAATATGGCTCAAGCCATGTTTATGATGTCAAGGTCGAGGGCGATTCGATTCCATTCAAAGCCCTGATACGTGAAATACAAATTGATCCATATACGCAAAACACTTTGCATGTAGATTTATATGCCCTTGATATGAAGAAACCAATTCATGTAGATGTGCATGTTGAACTCATTGGTAAGCCAGCGGGATTGTTGGCAGGTGGCATTTTACAGCAAATAGTACGTCGTCTTGAGGTCGAATGTCTTCCTACTGCCATCCCAGAGAATATTACGGTTGATGTATCTGCCTTAGATATTGGTAACTCGATAAAAGCTAGTGAACTTACTTTACCTGAAGGGGTAAAGGTTCATGGTCGTCTCGACCAAACTATTGCAACAATGGTAGCTGCTGAAGAAGAAAGTACACCACAACCAGCAGCAGAAGCTGCAGTTGTTGAAGGTGCGGTAGCGACAGCAGCGGCTCCGGCTGCGGTTGATAAGGGTGAAGTCAAGGAGGATAAGGCTAAGAAATAA